In Pyrus communis chromosome 1, drPyrComm1.1, whole genome shotgun sequence, the following are encoded in one genomic region:
- the LOC137707594 gene encoding aspartic proteinase 36-like, which translates to MVAKPLHLPTSAVLLLFFLEMELLCLVSPNPSIPASLLHSLPAMVLPLYHFTPNSSSRTSSSSNPRRLLGRSESLSRPNARMSLYDDLLRNGYYTTRLWIGTPPQKFALIVDTGSTVTYVPCSSCKQCGRHQDPKFDPEASNTYQAVKCNIDCNCDNQRVNCIYERQYAEMSSSSGVLGEDLISFGNQSELPPQRAVFGCENFETGDLYSQPADGIMGLGRGDLSVVDQLVDKSVISDSFSLCYGGMDIGGGAMVLGGFSAPSDMVFTHSNPVRSPYYNIDLKEMHVAGKRLPLNPNVFDGKHGTVLDSGTTYAYLPEAAFLAFKDAIMKELNSLEQIRGPDPNYNDICFSTAGSDVSHPSDTFPTVDMVFGNGQKLTLSPENYLFRHSKVPGAYCLGIFQNGKDPTTLLGGIVVRNTLVTYDREHSKIGFWKTNCSELWERLNESVSPRPMPPASDQKNSTTEGMPTLAPNGAPPYALSGEQKIGKITFYMSLNISYSDLKPHITELAEFIAQELEVNTSQVHLLKFTTSGNDSLVRWAIFPAGSTDSISNTTAVDIISKLSEHHLKFPVMFGTYELLGWNVEPKDKRSWWQRSYLVILSMLGILVIALAVVGFWFMWKRRQQTINPYKPVNVAVPEQELQPL; encoded by the exons ATGGTAGCAAAACCGCTCCACCTCCCTACCTCCGCCGTCCTCCTCCTATTCTTCTTAGAGATGGAGCTTTTGTGTCTGGTCTCGCCCAATCCCAGTATCCCTGCCTCCCTTCTCCACTCACTCCCAGCCATGGTCTTACCTCTCTACCACTTCACTCCCAATTCGTCGTCCCGGACCTCATCGTCATCCAATCCTCGACGCCTCCTCGGGAGATCGGAGTCCCTCAGCCGGCCCAATGCCCGCATGAGCCTCTACGACGATCTCCTCCGCAACGG GTACTATACAACGCGGCTCTGGATCGGAACGCCTCCGCAGAAGTTTGCTCTAATTGTGGATACCGGGAGCACTGTGACCTATGTGCCTTGCTCTTCTTGCAAACAGTGCGGCAGACACCAG GACCCCAAATTTGATCCAGAAGCCTCGAACACTTACCAAGCTGTCAAATGCAACATAGATTGCAATTGTGATAATCAGAGGGTGAATTGTATTTACGAGAGGCAATATGCCGAAATGAGTAGTAGCAGTGGGGTTCTTGGTGAGGATCTTATATCATTTGGCAATCAAAGTGAATTACCACCTCAACGTGCAGTTTTCGgttgtgaaaattttgaaactggTGACCTTTACAGCCAGCCTGCTGATGGCATAATGGGATTGGGCCGTGGTGATCTTAGTGTGGTTGACCAACTAGTTGATAAAAGTGTAATAAGTGATTCTTTCTCATTATGTTATGGTGGAATGGACATTGGTGGAGGTGCAATGGTTCTTGGTGGTTTTTCAGCCCCATCAGACATGGTCTTCACTCATTCAAACCCAGTACGAAG TCCATACTACAATATTGATTTGAAGGAGATGCATGTCGCGGGAAAGCGATTGCCTTTGAATCCAAACGTCTTTGATGGAAAACATGGAACAGTCTTGGACAGTGGTACAACATATGCATACCTACCAGAAGCAGCATTTCTTGCATTTAAGGATGCT ATCATGAAAGAGCTTAATTCGCTCGAGCAAATCCGTGGCCCTGATCCAAATTATAACGATATATGTTTTTCAACTGCTGGAAG TGATGTCTCCCACCCATCAGACACCTTTCCAACAGTTGACATGGTATTTGGCAATGGGCAGAAGCTGACACTATCTCCTGAAAATTATTTATTCAGG CATTCAAAGGTGCCGGGTGCATACTGCCTGGGGATTTTTCAAAACGGAAAGGATCCAACTACTCTTTTAGGAG GAATTGTTGTCCGCAATACTCTTGTAACGTATGACCGTGAGCATTCCAAGATTGGTTTCTGGAAAACTAATTGTTCAGAGTTGTGGGAAAGACTTAACGAATCTGTTTCGCCTCGGCCAATGCCTCCTGCTTCAGATCAAAAGAATTCAACTACAGAAGGAATGCCTACATTAGCCCCAAATGGAGCACCACCTTATGCACTTTCAG GGGAacagaaaattggaaaaataacattttatatGTCATTGAACATCAGCTACTCTGATCTGAAGCCCCACATCACAGAACTAGCTGAATTTATAGCTCAAGAATTAGAAGTTAATACATCACAG GTCCATTTGTTGAAATTTACTACCAGTGGAAATGACTCCCTCGTTAGATGGGCCATATTTCCTGCGGGTTCTACTGACAGTATTTCTAATACAACTGCGGTG GATATAATTTCCAAGCTTTCCGAACATCATTTGAAGTTTCCTGTTATGTTTGGAACTTATGAGTTGCTTGGATGGAATGTTGAGCCTAAGGACAAACG GTCATGGTGGCAGCGGAGTTATCTGGTGATTCTATCAATGTTAGGAATTCTAGTTATTGCACTAGCAGTTGTTGGATTTTGGTTTATGTGGAAACGTCGCCAACAAACAATCAATCCCTACAAGCCTGTCAATGTTGCCGTACCAGAGCAAGAACTCCAGCCCCTATGA